One stretch of Chitinophaga pendula DNA includes these proteins:
- a CDS encoding RagB/SusD family nutrient uptake outer membrane protein, translated as MKTSKYLIIGAVAVSGVLFSCGKSFLEREPLGVLKEEDLYTRDGVQNLLIGTYAALNGQQQDVAAIGGGGPWEASPSNWVYGSVAAGDAHKGSDAVDQAPINQIMKGQFDPTNGFFNTKWKATFDGVVRANVVLNILSKVKNIPAADVTNITAQARFLRGHYYFELKKMFGKVPWVDETMTDFATGNYKQPNTDDIWPKIEADFKFAYDNLPETQPEVGRANKWAAASYLAKTYVYQRKYTDAKPLFDQIITKGKTTGNKPYDLLPKYSDNFDPVTKNNAESVFAIQMTANNGTNQITSSNQGEMLNFPYNSPFGCCGFFQPSQDLVNSFRTSAAGLPFLDTYNQGANQVKNDQGLGSSDPFTPDAGPVDPRLDWTVGRRGLPYLDWGNHPGASWIRDQAYAGPYGPKKNVYWQYNQDKYKDANAWAPGSAINVVLIRFADVLLLAAETEAELNNLDQAQIYVNRVRQRAANPTGWVYKYNDPTKPLNGFSNVPAANYVVSPYPAGAFTGGGKDFALKAIRFERKLELGMEGQRYFDITRWGIAQDVMTKYFTYESTISSDVRGGAFVANRNEYYPVPQRQIDLSLKDGKATLTQNKGY; from the coding sequence ATGAAAACTTCAAAATATCTGATTATAGGAGCCGTCGCTGTTAGCGGAGTCCTCTTTTCCTGTGGCAAAAGTTTCCTGGAAAGAGAACCACTGGGCGTATTGAAAGAAGAAGATCTCTACACACGCGATGGCGTACAAAACCTGCTCATCGGTACATACGCCGCATTGAACGGACAACAGCAGGACGTAGCGGCAATCGGCGGCGGTGGCCCCTGGGAAGCCTCTCCGAGCAACTGGGTATATGGTAGCGTAGCCGCAGGCGACGCACACAAAGGAAGTGATGCCGTAGACCAAGCCCCCATCAACCAGATCATGAAAGGGCAGTTCGACCCCACCAACGGTTTCTTTAACACCAAATGGAAAGCTACATTTGATGGCGTCGTAAGAGCCAATGTAGTACTGAATATCTTATCGAAAGTAAAAAACATCCCCGCAGCCGATGTTACTAACATCACTGCACAAGCCCGCTTCCTGCGCGGACACTACTACTTCGAACTCAAAAAGATGTTTGGTAAAGTACCCTGGGTAGATGAAACAATGACCGACTTCGCTACCGGTAACTATAAACAACCCAATACAGACGATATCTGGCCTAAGATCGAAGCCGATTTCAAATTTGCTTACGATAACCTGCCCGAAACACAACCAGAAGTAGGTAGGGCCAACAAATGGGCAGCCGCCAGCTATCTTGCAAAAACATACGTGTATCAACGTAAATATACAGATGCTAAACCCCTCTTCGACCAGATCATCACCAAGGGTAAAACAACCGGTAACAAACCATACGATCTGCTGCCTAAATACTCCGACAACTTTGATCCGGTTACCAAGAATAACGCAGAGTCTGTATTTGCCATTCAGATGACTGCCAACAACGGAACTAACCAGATCACCAGCTCTAACCAGGGCGAAATGCTGAACTTCCCGTACAACAGCCCATTCGGTTGCTGCGGATTCTTCCAACCCAGCCAGGACCTCGTGAACTCCTTCCGCACCTCTGCGGCAGGTTTACCTTTCCTGGATACCTACAACCAGGGTGCAAACCAGGTGAAAAACGACCAGGGCCTCGGCTCTTCCGATCCATTCACGCCAGATGCCGGACCAGTAGATCCTCGCCTCGATTGGACCGTAGGTCGTCGTGGTCTTCCCTACCTGGATTGGGGTAACCACCCCGGAGCCAGCTGGATCAGAGATCAGGCCTATGCAGGTCCTTATGGTCCCAAGAAAAACGTATACTGGCAGTATAACCAGGATAAATACAAAGATGCTAACGCCTGGGCGCCGGGTTCCGCAATCAACGTAGTATTGATCCGCTTTGCTGACGTACTATTGCTGGCCGCCGAAACAGAAGCCGAATTGAATAATCTGGACCAGGCACAGATCTATGTAAACAGGGTAAGACAACGTGCAGCTAATCCTACAGGTTGGGTGTACAAATACAATGACCCTACCAAACCACTCAATGGATTTTCTAACGTACCCGCTGCCAATTACGTCGTGTCTCCTTATCCGGCTGGTGCCTTCACCGGCGGTGGAAAAGACTTCGCATTGAAAGCCATCCGTTTCGAACGTAAACTGGAATTGGGCATGGAAGGTCAGCGCTACTTCGATATCACCCGCTGGGGTATCGCACAGGATGTGATGACCAAATACTTCACCTACGAATCTACCATTTCCTCCGATGTAAGAGGTGGCGCATTTGTAGCAAACAGAAACGAGTACTATCCCGTTCCACAACGTCAGATCGACTTGAGCCTGAAAGATGGTAAAGCAACCCTGACACAGAACAAAGGATACTAA
- a CDS encoding FG-GAP repeat domain-containing protein: protein MKRNQFIILLCFIIVSFSITTGVGCNSGRKKSKEVLRGEQLAAQVCSSCHLPVSPDMLDKKTWTEHVLPAMAPHVGIQVWGQNQYFQDIKAGSKAVVSYGEWMAIVKYFESEAPDSLLPAPLPVPYHEEGQPFVMKAPQWTDTTQVAGTTMVWIDTIRRYTWSADNTGRLFRWNAAMESKQVAQLRSPVVNILPAPDAIDSSALILTLIGDMRATDLPQGEILKMQVSADTAKPLQSMALAMPRPLQTVPFDGNKDGLTDYIVCGFGHNAGGLYILQRHEEDEEFSRIDLREVPGATQVVTGDFNGDGWPDIMALFAHAQEGIWMFLNDGKGGYNTKEILQFPPVYGSTSFQLIDFNHDGRLDMLYTCGDNSDYSMVLKPYHGVYLFENKGDFKYEQAFFYPVNGCTKAVAADFDGDGDLDIVTIAFFSDLKNRPGEKLLYFEHQSQWRFVPYTLPGQREGRWITMDVNDIDGDGDPDVVLGNFSQGFMIQDGLTPYWNKFRPVCWLQNTTR from the coding sequence TTGAAGCGCAACCAATTTATTATTCTGCTATGCTTCATCATTGTCAGCTTTAGTATTACAACGGGTGTGGGTTGTAATAGTGGCCGAAAGAAAAGTAAAGAGGTGCTTAGAGGAGAACAGCTGGCAGCACAAGTGTGTAGCAGCTGCCATCTGCCGGTTTCACCGGATATGCTGGACAAGAAGACATGGACAGAACATGTGTTACCCGCTATGGCGCCTCATGTCGGTATACAGGTATGGGGACAGAACCAATATTTCCAGGATATTAAGGCTGGCAGTAAAGCCGTTGTCAGTTATGGAGAATGGATGGCGATCGTTAAATACTTCGAATCAGAAGCACCGGATTCTTTGTTGCCGGCACCTTTGCCGGTACCCTACCACGAAGAAGGACAACCTTTCGTCATGAAAGCCCCGCAATGGACAGATACCACGCAGGTAGCCGGGACAACCATGGTATGGATCGATACGATAAGAAGATATACCTGGTCCGCAGATAACACCGGTCGCCTGTTTCGCTGGAATGCCGCCATGGAAAGCAAACAGGTCGCTCAGCTACGCTCGCCCGTAGTGAATATCCTCCCGGCACCGGATGCCATAGACTCTTCCGCACTGATACTCACACTCATCGGTGATATGCGGGCCACTGATCTGCCGCAGGGAGAAATATTGAAAATGCAGGTCAGCGCCGATACCGCAAAACCATTACAGTCGATGGCCCTCGCTATGCCCCGTCCCCTGCAGACTGTTCCCTTTGACGGAAATAAAGATGGCCTCACAGACTATATCGTATGCGGTTTCGGGCATAATGCAGGTGGTTTGTACATCCTGCAACGACATGAAGAAGATGAAGAATTTTCCCGCATTGATCTCCGCGAAGTACCAGGAGCTACCCAGGTGGTAACAGGCGATTTCAACGGAGATGGCTGGCCCGATATCATGGCCCTATTCGCACATGCCCAAGAAGGAATTTGGATGTTCCTGAATGATGGCAAAGGCGGATACAATACAAAAGAAATATTGCAGTTCCCACCCGTATACGGATCAACCAGCTTCCAACTTATAGACTTCAACCACGATGGCCGCCTGGATATGCTATACACCTGCGGCGATAATAGCGACTATTCCATGGTCTTAAAGCCTTATCATGGAGTTTACCTTTTTGAGAATAAGGGAGATTTTAAATACGAACAGGCGTTCTTTTACCCGGTAAATGGCTGTACCAAAGCGGTCGCAGCAGATTTTGACGGAGATGGAGACCTGGATATTGTCACGATCGCTTTCTTCTCCGACCTGAAAAACCGGCCGGGAGAGAAATTATTGTATTTTGAACACCAATCGCAGTGGCGCTTTGTACCTTACACACTCCCCGGACAACGGGAAGGTCGCTGGATCACCATGGACGTTAATGACATAGACGGCGATGGAGACCCCGATGTCGTACTAGGGAACTTTTCCCAGGGTTTCATGATCCAGGATGGCCTGACACCTTACTGGAATAAATTCCGGCCCGTATGCTGGCTACAAAATACAACTAGATAA
- a CDS encoding EboA domain-containing protein, with amino-acid sequence MENAYHYDKEKVEALLWDVIQQQSTDNGLAWLQQRTANWKTTAAVQQFNLTFTAIPRFLSKNEITVSPETATALRHLIDGYTIHGYTLDRLARVWWLLQLPADDRKTYTQTIENLFDAAEMNELVALYGALPLLAWPEAWRLRTAEGIRSNIGIVLQAIMTDNPYPARYLEEPAWNQLVMKAFFTEKPIHQISGLDKRANQPLAATLTDYAHERWAAGRPVHPQLWRLVAPFINDNNWPDIQRIWQSENSIEKEAAALACAMSPYEPAHTLLHQDKALQQEIKDGTLTWDALAPRC; translated from the coding sequence ATGGAAAACGCATATCACTATGACAAGGAAAAGGTAGAAGCGCTATTATGGGACGTCATTCAACAGCAAAGTACCGACAATGGACTTGCCTGGTTACAACAACGCACGGCTAACTGGAAAACCACAGCCGCTGTACAACAGTTTAACCTGACTTTCACCGCTATACCTCGCTTTCTAAGCAAAAATGAAATCACTGTTTCACCAGAAACAGCAACCGCTCTCCGCCATCTAATCGATGGATATACCATTCATGGCTATACACTCGATCGCCTGGCAAGAGTATGGTGGTTGTTACAATTACCTGCTGATGATCGCAAAACTTATACACAAACGATCGAAAACCTGTTTGACGCTGCTGAAATGAACGAGCTGGTCGCCTTATATGGCGCCCTCCCCCTGCTGGCATGGCCGGAAGCCTGGCGCCTCCGTACCGCTGAAGGGATTCGCTCCAACATCGGTATCGTACTACAGGCTATTATGACAGACAATCCCTATCCCGCCCGATACCTGGAAGAACCAGCCTGGAACCAGCTGGTCATGAAGGCATTTTTCACAGAAAAACCTATACACCAGATCTCCGGGCTCGATAAACGGGCTAACCAGCCACTGGCGGCTACCCTCACCGATTATGCCCATGAAAGATGGGCCGCAGGACGCCCTGTACATCCACAACTCTGGCGACTGGTAGCACCTTTCATTAACGATAATAACTGGCCGGATATACAACGTATCTGGCAATCCGAAAACAGTATCGAGAAAGAAGCCGCCGCCCTGGCCTGCGCCATGTCTCCATATGAACCAGCTCATACCTTGCTGCATCAGGACAAAGCCCTGCAGCAGGAAATCAAAGATGGAACACTTACCTGGGACGCCCTGGCGCCCAGATGCTAA
- a CDS encoding TatD family hydrolase yields MTEKDLQPLSYSPAYLDKIKGMRFFDPHVHMTSRTTDDYQAMADAGIVAIIEPSFWLGQPRTGVDTFRDYFSSLIGWERFRSSQFGIKHYCTIGLNSKEANNERLAEAVMEMLPLFIYKEGVVGIGEIGFDDQTAAEEKYYRAQLELAKEAGLPVQIHTPHRDKKKGTQRSMDIAIEHGLDPHMVIVDHNNEETVKEVLDRGFWAAFTIYPFTKMGNERMVAVVKQYGSERIMVNSAADWGISDPLAVPKTAALMHESGIDTNDIHLVTYRNAITAFAQSGQINEADFDTVRDIDQSLKFNGSTVLRGGQQPRVNKNSTIIR; encoded by the coding sequence TTGACAGAGAAAGACTTACAACCACTGTCCTATAGTCCGGCCTACCTCGACAAGATCAAAGGCATGCGATTCTTCGATCCGCATGTTCATATGACCTCCCGTACCACCGACGACTACCAGGCAATGGCAGATGCAGGGATTGTAGCCATCATAGAACCTTCCTTCTGGTTGGGCCAGCCCCGCACAGGTGTAGATACCTTCCGCGATTACTTCAGCAGCCTCATAGGATGGGAACGCTTCCGCTCTTCCCAGTTCGGTATCAAACACTACTGTACCATCGGCCTCAACTCCAAAGAGGCCAACAACGAACGCCTCGCCGAAGCCGTCATGGAAATGTTACCGCTCTTTATCTATAAAGAAGGAGTAGTAGGTATCGGTGAGATCGGCTTCGACGACCAAACAGCCGCCGAAGAAAAATATTACCGCGCACAACTGGAACTGGCCAAAGAAGCCGGCCTGCCCGTACAGATACATACCCCCCACCGCGATAAGAAAAAAGGGACCCAGAGAAGTATGGACATCGCTATCGAACATGGCCTCGACCCCCACATGGTGATCGTAGATCATAATAACGAAGAGACCGTTAAAGAAGTCCTCGACAGAGGTTTCTGGGCCGCCTTCACTATATACCCGTTTACCAAAATGGGCAACGAACGTATGGTGGCCGTTGTAAAACAATATGGAAGCGAACGTATTATGGTCAACTCCGCCGCCGACTGGGGCATCAGCGATCCCCTCGCCGTTCCCAAAACAGCTGCCCTCATGCACGAAAGTGGTATTGACACGAATGATATTCATTTGGTAACTTACCGCAATGCAATAACTGCATTTGCGCAAAGCGGACAAATCAACGAAGCCGACTTCGACACTGTCAGGGATATCGACCAAAGCCTGAAGTTTAATGGAAGTACCGTGCTGAGAGGTGGACAACAGCCGCGCGTAAATAAAAATTCAACGATCATTCGTTAA
- the eboC gene encoding UbiA-like protein EboC (EboC, a homolog the polyprenyltransferase UbiA, belongs to system of proteins involved in the trafficking of precursor metabolites to an extracytoplasmic compartment so that the biosynthesis of certain natural products, such as scytonemin, can be completed.) codes for MRPANILTAIADILAGIAISGYWFRADMYCLDARLRIACLCLATIGLYGGGVMFNDIMDAKLDKIERPERPIPSGVITVGQAIILASYLLLVGILAAFTVGSTAGYIAIATAVSALVYNRWGKHNQVLGPFNMGLCRGLNLLLGVSIWEPALLQYWWIGLLPVVYIAAVTAISRGEVYGGNKRVLRIAAVGYAVVYTSIAILAALNGRIWQALPFILLFAFMINKPLANAMKDPSGPNIGKAVKGGIIALIAMNAAWGAAFVSIPFALCVLLLLPLSLWLAKVFAVT; via the coding sequence ATGCGACCGGCCAATATATTGACAGCAATAGCTGATATATTGGCCGGTATAGCTATATCCGGATACTGGTTCAGAGCAGATATGTACTGCCTCGATGCCCGGTTAAGGATCGCCTGCCTCTGCCTCGCCACTATCGGCCTGTATGGCGGCGGTGTCATGTTCAACGATATCATGGACGCCAAACTGGACAAAATAGAACGTCCGGAACGTCCCATACCTAGCGGAGTGATCACCGTAGGGCAAGCCATCATACTGGCAAGTTACCTGCTATTGGTAGGTATCCTGGCGGCTTTTACCGTCGGTAGTACCGCTGGCTACATCGCCATCGCCACCGCTGTTTCAGCCCTGGTATACAATCGATGGGGAAAACACAACCAAGTGCTGGGCCCCTTTAATATGGGATTATGCCGCGGACTGAACCTGCTCCTCGGCGTCTCCATCTGGGAGCCCGCCTTGTTACAATACTGGTGGATCGGCTTGTTACCCGTAGTATATATCGCTGCTGTTACAGCGATCAGCCGCGGAGAAGTATATGGTGGAAATAAACGGGTACTGCGTATAGCAGCCGTAGGATACGCAGTGGTATATACCTCCATCGCTATATTGGCAGCCCTGAACGGACGCATCTGGCAGGCATTACCATTTATCCTCCTCTTTGCATTTATGATCAATAAACCATTGGCCAATGCTATGAAAGACCCTTCCGGGCCTAACATCGGCAAAGCCGTAAAAGGTGGAATAATCGCCCTCATAGCCATGAATGCCGCCTGGGGTGCTGCCTTCGTCAGTATTCCGTTTGCATTGTGTGTACTCTTGTTATTGCCACTGTCCCTCTGGCTGGCAAAAGTCTTCGCCGTTACCTGA
- a CDS encoding 3-dehydroquinate synthase, translating to MEYLQQSFNISYEYRVFFTQELFDPANRCFADYLEQVASKQYRKKLLFVIDNGFLQYHPALSAQIHAYCATVPHFELVPDIITVPGGESVKNDEPLFNSLIAAIDKYAIDRHSYVVAIGGGSLLDLVGYVAAISHRGVKHIRIPTTVLSQNDSGVGVKNGINYKGKKNFLGTFAPPAAVFNDSNFLLTLEDRDWNAGISEAVKVALIRDSAFFDWLEDNAAALATRNQEAMQVLVHRCAALHMEHIGRGGDPFESGSSRPLDFGHWSAHKLEPLTDFALRHGEAVAIGIALDSVYSSLIGWLPEADMHRIVRLLQQLHLPVYHPLLASAGDQPSPVIKGLEEFREHLGGRLTISLLRAVGKGEEVHQMDLALVAKAAAMLQLVSDAQLTH from the coding sequence ATGGAGTATTTACAACAGTCTTTTAATATCAGCTACGAATACCGTGTTTTCTTTACGCAGGAATTATTCGACCCGGCTAACCGGTGCTTCGCTGATTACCTGGAGCAGGTCGCCAGCAAACAATATCGTAAGAAATTATTGTTTGTAATCGATAATGGCTTCCTGCAATACCATCCCGCATTATCCGCACAGATACATGCTTATTGCGCAACAGTACCTCATTTCGAATTAGTGCCCGATATCATTACCGTACCGGGTGGCGAATCCGTAAAAAATGATGAACCACTCTTCAATAGCCTGATCGCAGCGATCGACAAATATGCCATCGACAGGCACTCCTATGTGGTCGCCATCGGTGGGGGCTCCCTCCTCGACCTCGTCGGATACGTGGCTGCTATATCCCATCGCGGTGTCAAACATATCCGCATCCCCACCACCGTACTCTCTCAGAATGATTCCGGTGTAGGAGTGAAAAATGGGATTAACTATAAAGGAAAGAAGAACTTCCTGGGTACCTTCGCCCCGCCGGCAGCAGTGTTCAACGATAGCAACTTCCTCCTGACCCTCGAAGACCGGGACTGGAATGCAGGCATATCCGAAGCTGTAAAGGTAGCCCTCATAAGAGACAGCGCTTTCTTTGACTGGCTCGAAGACAACGCTGCTGCATTGGCTACCCGTAATCAGGAAGCCATGCAGGTACTCGTGCATCGCTGTGCCGCCTTGCATATGGAGCATATCGGCAGAGGCGGCGACCCCTTTGAAAGCGGCTCGTCCCGCCCCCTGGACTTCGGTCACTGGAGCGCTCATAAACTCGAACCGCTCACGGACTTTGCATTACGTCACGGAGAAGCTGTCGCTATCGGCATCGCGCTCGATAGCGTGTACTCCTCACTGATAGGATGGCTGCCCGAAGCAGATATGCACCGGATCGTCCGGCTGCTGCAGCAACTGCACCTGCCCGTATATCATCCGCTCCTCGCCAGTGCCGGCGATCAGCCTTCCCCGGTGATCAAAGGACTGGAAGAGTTTCGCGAACACCTGGGCGGTCGCCTCACCATTAGCTTGCTCAGAGCCGTCGGTAAAGGAGAAGAAGTACACCAGATGGATCTCGCACTGGTCGCTAAAGCGGCCGCCATGTTACAACTGGTGAGCGACGCACAGCTCACCCACTAA
- the eboE gene encoding metabolite traffic protein EboE has product MLTTYGHLTYCTNIHSGENWDDHFRQLQLHLPAIKAAVSPDKPMGIGLRVANKASLELSKEDQLLDFKHWLKQQDCYVFTMNGFPYGSFHDTVVKDQVHTPDWTQADRVAYTIRLFRLLAALLPEGIEGGISTSPLTYKPWFSRCEEERNSATETATLNILSVVEQLVRIQRAGGPVMHLDIEPEPDGLLENTQEYIDWYTGALLPAGIPFLQDKFEVDAATAATLIRTHVQLCYDVCHFALEYETPQHVLDQLVQYDLKVGKLQISAALRAEIPGDTTARQQVLDAFALFNEPVYLHQVIARQPEGQTHYPDLPQALEAAAPATEWRSHFHVPVFLDQYGLLGSTRQDIETVLTLQRQQPFTAHLEVETYTWDVLPADLKLPIGESIARELNWVKQQLEL; this is encoded by the coding sequence ATGTTGACAACATACGGACACCTGACTTATTGCACCAATATCCATAGTGGCGAAAACTGGGACGACCACTTCCGGCAGTTACAACTGCACCTACCAGCCATCAAAGCCGCAGTGTCGCCCGACAAACCTATGGGCATAGGACTCAGGGTAGCCAACAAAGCCTCCCTGGAGCTCAGTAAAGAAGACCAACTGCTGGACTTCAAACACTGGCTGAAACAACAGGATTGTTACGTCTTCACCATGAATGGCTTCCCCTACGGTAGCTTCCATGATACCGTCGTCAAAGACCAGGTGCATACCCCCGACTGGACACAGGCCGACCGGGTAGCATATACCATACGGTTGTTCCGCCTGCTGGCAGCTTTGCTGCCCGAAGGAATAGAAGGTGGGATCTCCACCTCTCCGCTTACCTATAAACCCTGGTTCAGCCGCTGTGAAGAAGAACGCAATTCGGCGACCGAAACAGCCACACTAAATATACTGTCTGTCGTCGAACAACTGGTACGCATCCAGCGTGCCGGCGGCCCCGTAATGCACCTCGATATTGAACCGGAACCAGATGGACTGCTGGAAAACACACAGGAATACATAGATTGGTATACCGGGGCCTTGCTGCCGGCCGGTATTCCCTTCCTGCAGGATAAATTCGAAGTAGATGCAGCTACCGCTGCTACCCTCATACGTACACACGTACAGCTGTGTTACGATGTATGCCATTTCGCATTGGAATATGAGACGCCTCAACATGTGTTGGATCAGCTGGTACAGTATGATCTGAAAGTCGGCAAATTACAGATCAGTGCAGCCCTCCGCGCTGAAATACCGGGCGATACCACCGCCCGCCAGCAAGTGCTGGACGCCTTCGCCCTATTCAACGAGCCAGTATATCTTCACCAGGTTATTGCCCGGCAACCTGAAGGGCAGACCCATTACCCCGATCTTCCGCAGGCACTGGAAGCCGCCGCCCCGGCAACGGAATGGCGCTCCCATTTTCATGTGCCTGTCTTCCTGGACCAATACGGCCTGTTAGGTTCCACCCGGCAGGATATCGAGACCGTGCTGACCTTACAGCGGCAACAACCATTTACCGCTCACCTGGAAGTAGAAACCTACACTTGGGACGTATTACCCGCTGATCTGAAGTTACCCATAGGGGAAAGTATCGCCCGGGAATTGAACTGGGTAAAGCAGCAGTTGGAATTGTAA
- a CDS encoding alkaline phosphatase family protein encodes MRKTVVIDVVGLSSSLIGPHTPFLQQYVQKHHLSNIQPMLPAVTTAAQSTYVTGQWPSEHGIVGNGWYDRTDAEVKFWKQSNKLVQSSKIWDKAKQLNPSFTTSKMFWWYNMYASVDYSVTPRPQYLSDGRKMPDCYAHPASLRDHLQKELGQFPLFQFWGPGANIKSSQWIADASILTDGLYHPTLTLIYLPHLDYCLQKFGQDIPRISKELKEIDDLCRQLVTYYEQQGAEIIILSEYGITNVSQPVHLNRLLRQAGLLQVRVERGLELLDPGASRAFAVADHQIAHIYLNDPSCLRQVRAILEQTPGVQLILDREGKRQHHIHHERSGDLVVVADEKSWFTYYYWMDDTKAPDFARIVDIHRKPGYDPVEMFMNPADPLVKLKVIGKLLKKKLGFRYLMDVIPLDASLIKGSHGRLTEDPALQPVIITPRAPGDKSIPATAVYDVIWNALMQ; translated from the coding sequence ATGAGAAAAACAGTTGTCATTGATGTAGTGGGGCTTTCTTCCTCACTGATTGGCCCACATACTCCCTTCCTGCAACAGTATGTGCAAAAGCACCACCTTTCCAATATTCAACCTATGTTGCCTGCCGTAACAACTGCAGCACAAAGTACTTATGTCACCGGACAATGGCCCAGTGAACATGGTATCGTCGGCAACGGTTGGTATGACAGAACAGATGCAGAGGTCAAGTTCTGGAAACAGTCCAATAAACTGGTTCAGTCCTCCAAAATATGGGACAAGGCCAAACAGCTCAATCCCTCTTTTACAACTTCGAAAATGTTCTGGTGGTACAATATGTACGCCAGTGTAGACTACTCCGTTACACCACGCCCGCAATATCTCTCCGATGGCAGGAAAATGCCGGATTGTTACGCACACCCCGCTTCTCTCAGGGACCATCTGCAGAAAGAACTGGGTCAGTTCCCGTTATTCCAGTTCTGGGGGCCAGGCGCTAACATCAAATCTTCCCAATGGATCGCCGATGCATCCATTCTCACAGACGGACTATATCATCCTACGCTCACACTCATATACCTCCCGCATCTCGACTACTGCTTGCAAAAGTTCGGGCAGGATATCCCGCGCATCAGCAAGGAACTGAAAGAGATAGATGACCTGTGTCGTCAGTTGGTCACCTATTACGAACAGCAGGGCGCCGAGATCATCATCCTGTCAGAATATGGTATCACCAATGTGTCCCAGCCTGTTCACCTCAACCGCTTGCTCAGACAAGCCGGTTTGCTGCAGGTAAGGGTAGAAAGAGGACTGGAGCTGCTCGATCCGGGGGCCTCCAGGGCATTCGCCGTAGCCGATCACCAGATCGCTCATATCTACCTGAATGATCCCTCCTGCCTCAGACAGGTAAGAGCAATACTCGAACAAACACCTGGTGTACAACTGATCCTCGACCGCGAAGGCAAACGGCAACATCATATCCATCATGAACGTAGCGGTGACCTTGTAGTAGTGGCTGACGAAAAAAGCTGGTTCACCTACTATTACTGGATGGATGATACCAAAGCACCCGATTTCGCCCGTATCGTCGATATACATCGTAAACCCGGCTACGACCCGGTAGAAATGTTTATGAACCCTGCCGATCCGCTTGTTAAACTGAAAGTGATCGGTAAACTGTTGAAAAAGAAACTCGGTTTCCGCTATCTCATGGATGTCATTCCGCTCGATGCCTCCCTCATCAAAGGGTCGCATGGCCGCCTGACAGAAGATCCTGCCTTACAACCTGTAATTATCACCCCCCGGGCTCCCGGCGACAAGAGCATACCGGCCACCGCCGTATACGATGTCATCTGGAATGCCCTTATGCAATAA
- a CDS encoding sulfite exporter TauE/SafE family protein gives MDILHQYNYWVIAFIGIVVGYLSGLLGKGGSAISTPALQIFAGVNPFFALASPLPAAITSTVAATTVYNREKLFNKRLIILCALYGVPATLAGAWFSKYLPGHLLMIFTAVFIMSIGCSLLYSFLKKNRTDTTAAPAIAIDSPIVIWAAIGIGCLSGLLANAGGVLFSSFFIKRMRMPVKQALACSIVLSALLSVPGALAHWWLGHIDWNIAMLLAFTSIPASYLGAKTAVRMKSPVLEKLFACTLILFGAYDMIFTLLRH, from the coding sequence ATGGATATACTACACCAATACAATTATTGGGTGATTGCATTTATAGGGATCGTCGTAGGCTATCTGTCCGGACTCCTGGGAAAAGGAGGCAGCGCGATCAGTACCCCCGCACTCCAGATCTTCGCAGGCGTCAACCCGTTCTTCGCCTTAGCCTCCCCTTTACCCGCTGCTATCACCAGTACCGTTGCCGCTACTACCGTTTACAACCGGGAAAAACTCTTCAACAAACGGCTGATCATCCTCTGCGCACTGTATGGCGTACCCGCCACCCTGGCCGGCGCCTGGTTTAGCAAATACCTGCCCGGACACCTGCTGATGATCTTTACCGCCGTATTCATCATGAGCATCGGCTGCTCATTACTGTATTCTTTCCTGAAAAAGAACCGGACAGATACTACAGCAGCTCCTGCCATTGCGATCGATAGCCCCATTGTGATATGGGCTGCAATAGGTATAGGATGCCTGTCCGGCCTGCTGGCCAATGCTGGCGGGGTCCTGTTTAGTTCCTTCTTTATCAAACGGATGAGAATGCCGGTAAAACAGGCACTGGCCTGCTCTATCGTATTGTCGGCGCTACTATCTGTTCCGGGAGCACTGGCACATTGGTGGCTGGGGCATATAGACTGGAATATAGCCATGTTGCTGGCATTTACTTCCATACCGGCGTCTTACCTGGGGGCTAAAACAGCAGTACGCATGAAATCACCGGTATTAGAGAAGCTGTTTGCCTGTACACTGATCCTTTTTGGGGCATATGATATGATATTTACCTTGCTCCGCCATTAG